The proteins below come from a single Mycolicibacterium sp. TY81 genomic window:
- a CDS encoding protein glxC — protein MSDAPTTFDLSTVSLRDVNAALHADGIDGQFVITNPQGAHNVAVGVNSPVEITVHGHVGYYAAGMNQKAEITVNGNAGQGLAENMMSGVVHVTGDASQSAGATGRGGLLVIDGNAAARCGISLKGLDIVIGGSVGHMSAFMAQKGRIVIRGDAGDALGDSIYEARLYVRGEVKSLGADCIEKPMEAEHLEELAGLLKAAGYDDDPATYRRYGSARNLYHFQAHNSY, from the coding sequence ATGAGCGACGCGCCAACGACTTTCGACCTGTCGACGGTGAGTCTGCGTGACGTCAATGCGGCCCTGCACGCCGACGGCATCGACGGCCAGTTCGTCATCACCAATCCCCAAGGCGCGCACAACGTGGCCGTCGGAGTCAACTCGCCGGTCGAGATCACGGTGCACGGCCACGTCGGCTACTACGCCGCCGGCATGAACCAGAAGGCCGAGATCACCGTCAACGGCAACGCCGGACAAGGTCTGGCGGAGAACATGATGAGCGGTGTCGTCCATGTCACCGGCGACGCATCGCAATCGGCGGGCGCCACGGGGCGCGGCGGACTGCTCGTCATCGACGGCAACGCCGCCGCCCGGTGTGGCATCTCGCTGAAAGGGCTGGACATCGTCATCGGAGGCTCAGTGGGCCACATGAGCGCCTTCATGGCACAGAAGGGCCGCATCGTCATCCGCGGTGACGCCGGCGACGCCCTCGGCGACTCGATCTACGAGGCCCGGCTGTACGTCCGAGGCGAAGTGAAATCCCTTGGTGCGGACTGCATCGAGAAACCGATGGAGGCCGAACACCTCGAGGAGCTCGCGGGCCTGCTCAAGGCGGCGGGCTACGACGACGACCCGGCCACGTACCGGCGCTACGGCTCGGCCCGCAACCTCTATCACTTCCAAGCACACAACTCCTACTGA
- a CDS encoding glutamine amidotransferase — protein MCGIVGLHLRNPELYPRLGELLAGMLTAMEARGADSAGIAVYGDPEWSPPGQSTISLIEVGESPEQVAEALGARLSAEITVIARDVTYLVSASTTPEALLAAAKAVYPHALVGGFGTDVAVLKGVGTPTSLVENWGLAGAQGWQGVGHTRMATESAVTPSGAHPYAVGPDQCLVHNGSFANHAGIRRNLRAAGVEFDSENDTEVGARFVAHELAAGSDVEQALTDLTTTFDGFYTLLVSNSDSFAIVRDAIACKPAVIAETTDWVAMASEFRALAHLPGIEDARIWEPEPEVVYAWSREAVPA, from the coding sequence ATGTGCGGAATCGTCGGGTTGCACCTGCGCAACCCCGAGCTCTATCCCAGGCTGGGTGAACTGTTGGCCGGCATGCTGACCGCCATGGAGGCGCGCGGCGCCGACTCCGCCGGCATCGCCGTGTATGGCGACCCCGAGTGGTCACCGCCGGGACAGAGCACCATCTCGCTGATCGAAGTCGGCGAGTCCCCCGAACAGGTCGCGGAAGCACTCGGCGCCCGCCTGAGCGCCGAAATCACGGTCATCGCGCGCGATGTGACCTATCTGGTGTCGGCGTCCACGACGCCCGAGGCACTGCTCGCCGCGGCCAAGGCGGTGTACCCGCACGCTCTCGTCGGCGGATTCGGCACCGATGTGGCGGTGCTCAAGGGCGTCGGCACGCCCACGTCGCTGGTCGAGAACTGGGGCTTGGCCGGCGCACAGGGCTGGCAGGGCGTCGGCCATACCCGGATGGCCACCGAATCGGCGGTGACGCCCAGCGGCGCACATCCGTATGCGGTGGGCCCGGATCAGTGTCTGGTGCACAACGGTTCGTTCGCCAACCACGCCGGCATCCGACGTAACCTACGCGCGGCCGGTGTCGAATTCGATTCCGAGAACGACACCGAGGTCGGTGCCCGCTTCGTGGCCCACGAGCTGGCGGCGGGATCCGACGTCGAGCAGGCCCTGACCGATCTGACGACAACATTCGACGGCTTCTACACCCTGCTGGTCTCCAACAGCGACAGCTTCGCCATCGTCCGCGACGCCATCGCGTGCAAACCGGCGGTCATCGCCGAGACCACGGACTGGGTGGCCATGGCATCGGAGTTCCGCGCCCTGGCGCACCTGCCGGGGATCGAGGACGCCCGCATCTGGGAGCCCGAACCCGAAGTGGTCTACGCCTGGAGCCGAGAGGCGGTGCCGGCATGA
- a CDS encoding SDR family oxidoreductase: MRYVVTGGTGFIGRRVVSRILAQYDEAEVFVLVRRASLARFEELAADWGDRAKPLVGDLTSAGLGLADLADLGPIDHVVHCAAIYDMTVDAATQQAANVEGTRAVIELTRGLGATLHHVSSIAVAGNYRGVFTEDDFDVSQELPTPYHQTKFEAEQLVRATAGLRHRIYRPAVVVGDSRTGEMDKVDGPYYFFGVLSRLAALPKFTPMMVPDTGRTNIVPVDYVVDALVALMHAEGRDGQTFHLTSPNPIGLKDIYRGVAQEAGLPPLRGTLPKATAAPVLKATGRAKVLRNMAAIQLGIPGEVLDVVDLAPSFASEATVAALQGTGIVLPEFASYAPKLWRYWAEHLDPDRARRDDPRGPLVGRNVIITGASSGIGRASAIAVAERGGRVFALARSADALDELVAEIRQFGGEAYAFTCDVADGSSVEHTVKDILGQFDHVDYLVNNAGRSIRRSVVNSTDRFHDYERVMAVNYFGAVRMTLALLPHWRERRFGHVVNVSSAGVQANSPKYSAYLPSKAALDAFSEVVGTETLSDHITFTNIHMPLVETPMIAPSKRLNPMPPITAEHAAAMVVRGLVEKPARIDTPMGTLGDLGNYFTPKLSRRVLHQLYLGYPDSAAARGVAETQPPVDRPDRPRTPRRPKRPLAAGKVRVPRPVKTAVRLIPGVHW, from the coding sequence ATGCGATATGTCGTTACCGGCGGTACCGGGTTTATTGGCCGCCGCGTCGTCAGCCGGATTCTGGCTCAGTACGACGAAGCCGAAGTGTTCGTTCTCGTTCGTCGGGCCTCGTTGGCTCGCTTCGAAGAACTGGCCGCGGACTGGGGTGACCGGGCGAAACCCCTGGTCGGCGACCTCACCTCCGCAGGTCTGGGCCTGGCCGATCTGGCTGATCTGGGTCCGATCGATCATGTGGTGCACTGCGCCGCGATCTATGACATGACCGTCGACGCCGCTACTCAGCAGGCCGCCAACGTCGAAGGGACTCGCGCGGTGATCGAGTTGACGCGCGGCCTCGGTGCGACGCTGCACCACGTGTCGTCGATCGCGGTGGCCGGCAATTACCGGGGCGTTTTCACGGAGGACGACTTCGATGTCTCCCAGGAGCTGCCGACGCCGTACCACCAGACCAAGTTCGAAGCCGAGCAACTGGTGCGCGCCACCGCGGGTCTGCGGCACCGGATCTACCGGCCTGCCGTCGTCGTCGGCGACTCCCGGACCGGCGAGATGGACAAGGTCGACGGGCCGTATTACTTCTTCGGGGTGCTGTCGCGACTGGCAGCACTGCCGAAATTCACGCCGATGATGGTGCCCGACACCGGCCGTACCAACATCGTGCCGGTGGACTACGTGGTCGACGCGCTGGTGGCGCTGATGCATGCCGAGGGACGCGACGGCCAGACCTTCCATCTGACCTCGCCGAATCCCATTGGGCTCAAGGACATCTACCGCGGCGTCGCGCAGGAAGCCGGCTTGCCGCCACTGCGTGGCACCTTGCCGAAGGCCACTGCGGCTCCGGTGCTCAAGGCCACCGGGCGGGCCAAGGTCCTGCGCAACATGGCGGCCATCCAGTTGGGCATCCCCGGTGAGGTGCTCGATGTCGTCGACCTGGCGCCGTCGTTCGCCTCCGAGGCCACTGTCGCAGCATTGCAGGGCACCGGCATCGTCTTACCCGAATTCGCTTCCTACGCACCGAAACTCTGGCGGTACTGGGCCGAACACCTGGACCCGGACCGGGCCCGCCGTGATGATCCGCGCGGTCCGCTGGTCGGGCGCAACGTGATCATCACGGGTGCCTCGAGCGGTATCGGCCGGGCCTCGGCCATCGCCGTCGCCGAGCGCGGCGGGCGGGTGTTCGCGCTGGCGCGCAGCGCCGACGCCCTCGATGAGCTGGTGGCGGAGATTCGCCAATTCGGCGGCGAGGCCTACGCTTTCACGTGCGATGTCGCCGACGGCAGTTCGGTGGAACACACCGTCAAGGACATCCTCGGCCAGTTCGATCACGTCGACTATCTGGTGAACAACGCCGGCCGCTCGATCCGCCGGTCGGTCGTCAACTCGACCGACCGCTTCCACGACTATGAGCGCGTGATGGCGGTCAACTACTTCGGCGCCGTGCGAATGACCCTGGCGCTGCTGCCACACTGGCGCGAACGCCGGTTCGGTCACGTGGTCAACGTGTCGAGCGCCGGGGTGCAGGCCAACAGCCCGAAGTACAGCGCCTATCTGCCGAGCAAGGCCGCGCTGGACGCGTTCTCGGAAGTGGTTGGCACCGAGACCCTTTCGGACCACATCACGTTCACCAACATCCACATGCCGTTGGTGGAGACCCCCATGATCGCGCCGTCGAAGCGGTTGAACCCCATGCCGCCGATCACCGCGGAGCACGCCGCGGCAATGGTGGTGCGCGGCCTGGTCGAGAAGCCGGCCCGGATCGACACCCCGATGGGCACGCTGGGTGATCTCGGAAACTACTTCACACCCAAGCTGTCTCGCCGCGTGCTGCACCAGTTGTACCTCGGCTACCCGGATTCGGCAGCGGCCCGCGGTGTCGCCGAAACCCAGCCGCCGGTTGATCGTCCGGATCGCCCGCGCACACCGCGTCGACCCAAGCGGCCCCTCGCAGCCGGCAAGGTCCGGGTGCCCCGTCCGGTCAAGACCGCGGTACGGCTGATCCCCGGCGTGCACTGGTAG
- a CDS encoding ammonium transporter yields MDTGTTAFMLCCIIGLTIMIPGLALFYGGMVSVKSSTNMMMMTYGAVAVVGVLWVLFGFSMAFGTSYGGFVGSFTEFAGMKNLLDPMTTINGLPVSLFALFQALFAALTVAIVSGAAADRMKFAAWMTFATAWAILVYFPVAHWVFAVDGVVTSDAKGGWIANKLHAIDFAGGTAVHINAGAAALAVALVLGRSATWSSRKPHNVPLILLGAGLLWAGWYAFNGGSALSAGKPAAIVMVTSFVATCAATLGWLLVEKFKDGHVTGIGAASGAITGLVAITPACGAVTPVGAIFVGFIPAVICPFAIGLKHKFGYDDSTDVVGVHLVGGIVGTLLIGFFASSGMPNGVNGLLYGGGADLLLKQAVAAGSVLAYSFTVALVIALVIKKMMGLRISAEEEEEGIDSTLHRDPAYELV; encoded by the coding sequence ATGGATACCGGAACAACAGCATTCATGCTCTGTTGCATCATTGGGCTCACCATCATGATCCCGGGGCTGGCCCTGTTCTACGGCGGCATGGTCAGTGTGAAGAGTTCGACCAACATGATGATGATGACGTACGGCGCCGTGGCGGTCGTCGGAGTGCTGTGGGTGCTGTTCGGCTTCTCCATGGCGTTCGGCACTTCCTATGGCGGATTCGTCGGGAGCTTCACCGAGTTCGCGGGGATGAAGAACCTCCTGGACCCGATGACCACCATCAACGGCCTGCCGGTCAGCTTGTTCGCGCTGTTCCAGGCGCTCTTCGCGGCGCTGACCGTGGCGATCGTCTCGGGTGCCGCCGCGGACCGGATGAAGTTCGCGGCCTGGATGACGTTCGCGACGGCGTGGGCAATTCTGGTCTACTTCCCGGTCGCCCATTGGGTTTTCGCGGTCGACGGCGTCGTCACGAGTGACGCCAAGGGCGGCTGGATCGCCAACAAGCTGCACGCCATCGACTTCGCCGGTGGCACGGCGGTCCACATCAACGCGGGCGCGGCTGCGCTCGCGGTGGCGCTGGTGCTCGGCCGCTCGGCGACCTGGTCGTCACGTAAGCCGCACAACGTGCCGCTCATCCTGCTCGGCGCCGGTCTGCTGTGGGCCGGTTGGTACGCGTTCAACGGTGGCTCGGCGCTGTCCGCCGGCAAGCCGGCGGCGATCGTCATGGTCACGTCGTTCGTCGCGACGTGTGCGGCCACGCTGGGCTGGCTCCTGGTGGAGAAGTTCAAGGACGGCCACGTCACCGGCATCGGCGCCGCCTCGGGCGCCATCACCGGTCTGGTCGCCATCACTCCCGCGTGTGGTGCCGTCACCCCGGTCGGCGCCATCTTCGTCGGCTTCATCCCGGCGGTGATCTGCCCGTTCGCCATCGGGCTCAAGCACAAGTTCGGCTATGACGACTCGACCGACGTCGTCGGCGTCCACCTCGTCGGCGGCATCGTCGGCACCCTGCTGATCGGTTTCTTCGCCAGCTCGGGCATGCCCAACGGCGTCAACGGACTGCTGTACGGCGGCGGCGCAGACCTGCTGCTCAAGCAGGCCGTCGCCGCGGGGTCGGTCCTGGCCTACTCGTTCACGGTGGCCCTCGTCATCGCGCTTGTCATCAAGAAGATGATGGGGCTGCGGATCTCGGCGGAAGAGGAGGAAGAGGGCATCGACTCGACCCTGCACCGGGACCCGGCGTACGAATTGGTCTGA
- the glnT gene encoding type III glutamate--ammonia ligase: MTKPTTLAELAAQAGTKFILALFVDLNGKPCAKLVPVEAVDELATDGVGFAGYAVGAIGQEPKDPDLVAMPDPASFTPIPFVKEGLALVHCDPHVNGEPWPFAPRNILKAMIQQAADAGFEPWIGAEVEYFLLKRDADGALVPADDQDTAAQPCYDARSVTRMYDHLSSISTAINGLGWGNYANDHEDGSGQFEQNFNYAEALTTCDRVITLRYLLNVMAAERGMIATFMPKPFANKTGSGLHMHMSLTSGGAPVFPTEPHEDDRGLAMSATAYSFIAGILDHACAMQAVIAPTVNSYKRTGAISTASGASWAPRFPTYGGNDRTHYVRVPDSSRIEMRGADGSANPYLAAAVALAAGLDGIKRAADPGALGTGPKQERLPATLLHAIERLETDEVMTGALDAAIPPNTDIPSVAAYFARLKKTEFWDWHSAVGAWEHERYLTAF; encoded by the coding sequence ATGACGAAGCCCACCACACTTGCGGAGTTGGCCGCCCAGGCGGGAACCAAGTTCATCCTCGCGCTCTTCGTCGACCTGAACGGCAAGCCGTGCGCGAAGCTGGTGCCAGTCGAAGCGGTCGACGAACTCGCCACCGACGGAGTCGGGTTCGCCGGCTACGCGGTCGGCGCGATCGGCCAGGAACCGAAAGACCCCGATCTGGTCGCCATGCCCGATCCTGCGTCGTTCACACCGATCCCCTTCGTCAAAGAGGGCCTGGCCCTCGTCCATTGCGATCCGCACGTGAACGGTGAGCCGTGGCCGTTCGCGCCGCGCAACATCCTCAAGGCCATGATCCAGCAGGCCGCCGACGCCGGATTCGAACCGTGGATCGGCGCCGAGGTCGAGTACTTCCTACTCAAGCGGGACGCCGACGGCGCATTGGTGCCTGCGGACGACCAGGACACCGCGGCCCAACCGTGTTACGACGCCCGCAGTGTCACCCGGATGTACGACCACCTGTCGTCGATCAGCACCGCGATCAACGGTCTGGGCTGGGGCAACTATGCCAACGATCACGAGGACGGGTCCGGCCAGTTCGAACAGAACTTCAATTACGCCGAGGCGCTGACCACCTGTGACCGCGTCATCACCCTGCGTTACCTGCTCAACGTGATGGCCGCTGAGCGGGGCATGATCGCCACGTTCATGCCGAAGCCGTTCGCGAACAAGACCGGATCCGGCCTGCACATGCACATGTCACTCACCAGTGGCGGCGCCCCGGTGTTCCCGACCGAGCCCCACGAGGACGACCGCGGCCTCGCGATGTCCGCGACGGCGTACTCGTTCATCGCCGGCATCCTCGATCACGCGTGCGCCATGCAGGCGGTGATCGCGCCAACGGTCAACTCCTACAAGCGAACCGGCGCCATCTCGACGGCGTCGGGCGCCTCATGGGCGCCGCGCTTTCCGACCTATGGCGGCAACGACCGCACCCACTACGTGCGCGTCCCGGACAGCAGTCGCATCGAAATGCGCGGCGCCGACGGTTCGGCCAACCCGTACCTGGCGGCGGCCGTCGCACTCGCCGCCGGACTGGACGGCATCAAGCGGGCTGCTGACCCCGGCGCCCTGGGCACGGGACCGAAACAGGAACGCCTCCCCGCCACGCTGTTGCACGCCATCGAACGGCTGGAGACCGACGAGGTGATGACCGGCGCCCTGGATGCCGCCATCCCGCCCAACACCGATATCCCCAGTGTCGCCGCCTATTTCGCCCGTCTGAAGAAGACCGAGTTCTGGGACTGGCATTCCGCGGTCGGCGCCTGGGAACACGAGCGCTACCTCACCGCTTTCTGA